The following are from one region of the Nitrospirota bacterium genome:
- a CDS encoding helix-turn-helix transcriptional regulator, with amino-acid sequence MATDRYAAVRARLARNLRRFREQRGLTQEDMERFGIPYKYYQRLESTRSRSANITLRTLAKLARALQVAAYRLIR; translated from the coding sequence ATGGCGACCGACCGTTACGCAGCCGTCCGCGCGCGGCTCGCCCGGAACCTCCGGCGATTCCGAGAGCAGCGGGGCCTCACCCAGGAGGACATGGAGCGGTTCGGGATCCCCTACAAGTACTACCAGCGCCTGGAATCCACCCGTTCCCGGTCGGCAAACATCACGCTTCGAACGCTGGCGAAGCTGGCCCGCGCCCTCCAAGTGGCCGCGTATCGACTGATTCGATAG
- a CDS encoding response regulator: MDKLPELGMDATHAQGLRRSPFGPVVLIVDDDDQIRSLLRRLLSGRCRCIEAADGTEGYALALRETPDIILTDHEMPGLKGADLCRTIRGSPALAGTKIILMSGTFSGEGASPEKASGCDAFLKKPFDPQELYETLGLGA, translated from the coding sequence ATGGATAAACTTCCGGAACTAGGCATGGACGCCACCCACGCGCAAGGATTACGCCGCTCGCCCTTCGGACCCGTGGTTCTCATCGTGGACGATGATGATCAGATCCGAAGCCTGCTCCGCCGGCTCCTTTCAGGGCGCTGCCGGTGCATCGAGGCGGCGGATGGAACGGAGGGATACGCGCTCGCGCTCCGCGAAACCCCGGACATCATCCTCACGGACCATGAGATGCCGGGTCTCAAGGGGGCCGACCTTTGCCGTACGATTCGCGGTTCTCCCGCCCTGGCCGGAACGAAGATCATCCTCATGAGCGGGACGTTTTCGGGCGAGGGGGCCTCTCCCGAGAAGGCGAGTGGGTGCGATGCCTTCCTCAAGAAGCCGTTCGACCCGCAGGAACTCTACGAAACCCTGGGGCTTGGGGCCTGA
- a CDS encoding PAS domain S-box protein: MTNAAQPTPPGPIPNEVLGELLQHQSLVGLYMLQGARFRYANERMAEMLGYSLQELLDIPSFMELVVEEDRSLVAEKMRRRLAGESAAEEYVIRVRTKSGAIRHIEVHGAATPLDGARAIFGVAIDVTPQWALDDLLSIPEVALRHILDLSNDSIALHDIDSFAVVEANNKFYELHGYAPEEAGRIRIDDLGTNQAPYSKDELLPIIERVRGGEPRTFEWLTRHKSGRIFPVEVSLWRTTVKGRDRILAVVRDLTKQKALEDRLVRSQKLEVVGRLAAGIAHDFNNNLTTILGYADLLSRELEAGSEPGRYAAEIRDSAKRASAVSQRLLTFSRRELVKPVELELNAAISDLEKTFRRLIGENIELRVTPCIERCWIKADPGQLEQVLLNLVINARDAMPDGGTLAIETKRGMSAGAGPAADRTAREPFIQVSVTDTGTGMTQETQARLFEPFFTTKEEDKGTGLGLSTSREIVRQMGGEIKVWSEPGRGSRFEVHLPQALHATLSTHPKVHPAPRGGRETVLLVEDDDQIRDLAVRFLRMSGYKVIEACDGVEALELSERHSEAIDLLVTDVVMPRKGGWELAAELHASRPETKTLYMTGYVDNAFMSQRLGELGRSLVRKPFTLDDLGRSVREALGADSRDRSSESA; this comes from the coding sequence ATGACGAACGCCGCACAACCCACTCCCCCAGGACCAATTCCGAACGAAGTGCTGGGTGAACTTCTGCAACACCAGTCGCTGGTCGGCCTCTACATGCTTCAAGGCGCAAGATTCCGGTATGCCAACGAGAGGATGGCGGAGATGCTCGGGTATTCCCTCCAGGAGCTCCTCGACATTCCCTCGTTCATGGAACTGGTTGTCGAAGAGGACCGTTCCCTCGTTGCGGAGAAAATGCGTCGGAGACTCGCGGGCGAATCGGCCGCCGAGGAGTATGTCATCCGAGTTCGGACCAAGAGCGGGGCGATCCGACACATCGAGGTCCACGGCGCCGCCACGCCATTGGACGGTGCGCGGGCCATCTTCGGTGTCGCCATCGACGTAACGCCTCAGTGGGCTCTGGACGACTTGCTGAGTATTCCCGAAGTCGCCCTACGACATATCCTCGACCTCTCGAACGATTCGATCGCTCTCCACGACATCGACAGCTTCGCCGTGGTCGAAGCCAACAACAAGTTCTACGAGTTGCACGGGTACGCCCCCGAGGAAGCCGGCAGGATAAGGATCGACGATCTCGGTACCAACCAGGCGCCCTATTCCAAGGATGAACTCCTGCCCATCATCGAGCGGGTTAGGGGGGGGGAGCCCCGGACCTTCGAGTGGCTCACCAGGCACAAGTCCGGCCGCATCTTCCCTGTGGAAGTAAGCCTGTGGCGCACCACGGTCAAGGGACGGGACAGAATCCTGGCCGTTGTCCGCGACCTGACGAAACAGAAGGCCCTTGAAGACCGGCTCGTGCGATCGCAAAAGCTGGAGGTGGTCGGAAGGCTGGCCGCCGGGATCGCGCACGATTTCAACAACAACCTGACAACCATCCTGGGGTACGCCGATCTTCTATCACGAGAACTGGAAGCGGGATCCGAACCGGGCCGCTACGCCGCCGAGATCAGAGATTCCGCCAAGCGGGCTTCAGCGGTCTCTCAGAGGCTGCTGACCTTCAGCCGGAGGGAACTCGTCAAGCCCGTGGAGCTTGAGTTGAATGCGGCGATTTCCGACCTCGAAAAGACATTCAGGCGTCTCATCGGCGAGAACATCGAGTTGCGGGTTACGCCCTGCATCGAGCGCTGCTGGATCAAGGCCGACCCGGGACAACTTGAGCAGGTGCTTCTCAACCTGGTCATCAATGCAAGGGACGCCATGCCTGACGGCGGGACACTGGCCATCGAAACCAAGAGGGGCATGTCCGCCGGCGCCGGCCCGGCGGCCGATCGCACCGCGCGGGAACCGTTTATCCAGGTGTCCGTAACGGACACGGGAACCGGCATGACGCAAGAGACCCAGGCCCGCCTCTTCGAACCGTTTTTCACCACCAAGGAAGAAGACAAGGGAACGGGGTTGGGGCTGTCTACAAGCCGTGAGATTGTGAGGCAGATGGGAGGCGAGATAAAGGTGTGGAGCGAACCCGGCCGGGGATCAAGATTCGAAGTCCATTTGCCTCAAGCACTCCATGCGACCCTCTCCACTCATCCGAAAGTGCATCCCGCCCCGCGGGGGGGGAGGGAAACAGTCCTTCTCGTCGAGGACGACGATCAGATCCGGGATCTCGCCGTTCGGTTCCTGCGGATGTCGGGCTACAAGGTCATCGAGGCGTGCGATGGAGTGGAGGCTCTGGAGTTGTCGGAACGCCATTCGGAAGCCATCGACCTTCTTGTCACGGATGTTGTGATGCCTCGCAAGGGAGGCTGGGAGCTGGCCGCCGAACTGCACGCATCACGACCGGAAACGAAAACCCTTTACATGACCGGATATGTGGACAACGCCTTCATGAGCCAAAGGCTCGGCGAGTTGGGGAGGTCGCTGGTTCGGAAGCCGTTTACGTTGGACGATCTCGGTCGCTCTGTCCGCGAGGCTTTGGGCGCCGACTCTCGGGATCGATCCTCGGAGTCTGCCTGA
- a CDS encoding nucleotidyl transferase AbiEii/AbiGii toxin family protein, which produces MAEPRSPEITRALEEVLVEILTHLGRYAEHMVVVGGMGTYLLIRDHVGPEGYIGTRDIDLLVNPSEIPGTVYARISEILSDHGFQQKKDLLGKPIPSIFVRTKLLPGEGVWDEEIDFLAPEYGGSGRKRRHQRVQDLLARKVRGGDLALEGAMTVPVRGVLPSGAPQTRSIRVASPASLLVMKAVTFGDRKEDKDAYDIVMLLRHAPGGLDSAVEYFTVHGSHGLVREAVRVLEEAFGGSDSIGPAGAASSMGATGPEVRAQDRQLAFEVVQRFLKRIWRGGGAP; this is translated from the coding sequence ATGGCGGAGCCGCGTAGCCCGGAAATAACGCGGGCCTTGGAGGAGGTTCTCGTCGAGATCCTGACGCACCTGGGCCGGTACGCCGAGCACATGGTGGTGGTTGGGGGGATGGGTACTTACCTGCTCATCCGGGACCACGTGGGGCCGGAGGGATACATCGGGACGCGGGACATCGATCTCTTGGTGAATCCCTCGGAGATCCCGGGGACGGTGTATGCGCGGATCAGCGAGATCCTGTCGGACCACGGTTTCCAGCAGAAGAAGGACCTGCTGGGAAAGCCAATCCCAAGCATTTTCGTGCGGACCAAACTCCTTCCCGGAGAGGGCGTTTGGGACGAGGAAATCGATTTCCTGGCTCCCGAGTACGGGGGGTCGGGCCGGAAACGGCGGCATCAGCGCGTGCAGGATCTTCTGGCCCGCAAGGTTCGGGGTGGAGACTTGGCGTTGGAGGGGGCGATGACGGTCCCTGTGCGGGGCGTGCTTCCCTCGGGTGCGCCGCAGACAAGATCCATCCGTGTCGCTTCGCCTGCATCGCTTCTCGTCATGAAGGCGGTCACGTTCGGCGATCGGAAGGAGGACAAGGACGCGTATGACATTGTCATGCTTCTGCGCCATGCTCCGGGAGGGCTGGATTCGGCGGTGGAGTACTTCACGGTTCATGGCTCACACGGTTTGGTGAGGGAGGCCGTGCGAGTACTGGAGGAGGCGTTTGGAGGATCGGATTCGATCGGCCCGGCGGGGGCGGCATCCAGCATGGGGGCCACCGGCCCCGAGGTCAGAGCCCAGGATAGGCAGTTGGCGTTCGAGGTGGTGCAGAGGTTTCTCAAGCGTATTTGGAGGGGCGGAGGAGCGCCATGA
- a CDS encoding nucleoside hydrolase — protein sequence MIRRPADARSEAPSRAVPMQGSSGQARRWRDRLTASFLCAAIGILALTCCQENAPDDRRLVVMDSDPTIDLTPISEVDDGFDIAVLTRREDVRLLGLTIVFGNGTLNDEVRVAKEVLSVAGHAKVPVYAGADRASRLGEETEASRFLVAVVKEHPGAITLFAQGSLTNIATAMMADPDFAGNLGRLIIVSGAVDVAGNVPLRFRAEANVGFDPQAAEYVLRNAQRAVLVPLDITMDTVVTRADFERLESSGTLLAEFLTERASSWLSIMEAVAGGFYPYGSIGILCELDPSLLTKSSTRFIRIVTDPGSEDWGRTVVLQESDGRSPVTVWEDLDTERFKQLFMDLLSRP from the coding sequence ATGATCCGCCGGCCGGCGGACGCGCGTTCTGAAGCCCCGTCCCGCGCCGTTCCGATGCAGGGATCATCCGGGCAGGCACGCCGTTGGCGTGACCGGCTCACAGCTTCCTTTCTTTGCGCCGCAATCGGAATTCTCGCTCTCACCTGCTGCCAGGAGAACGCTCCGGACGACCGGCGGCTCGTCGTGATGGACTCCGATCCCACGATCGACCTCACCCCGATCTCGGAGGTGGATGACGGGTTCGACATTGCCGTCCTCACGAGAAGGGAGGACGTGAGGCTCCTCGGACTCACGATCGTCTTCGGGAACGGGACGCTGAACGATGAAGTCCGTGTGGCCAAAGAGGTCCTCTCGGTGGCCGGCCACGCGAAGGTCCCCGTCTACGCGGGCGCCGATCGGGCGAGCCGGCTGGGGGAGGAGACGGAGGCCTCGCGGTTTCTCGTCGCGGTTGTGAAAGAGCATCCGGGGGCCATTACGCTCTTCGCCCAGGGATCCCTCACCAATATTGCAACGGCCATGATGGCGGATCCGGATTTCGCGGGGAATCTTGGGAGACTCATCATCGTGAGCGGGGCCGTGGACGTCGCGGGCAACGTGCCGCTCCGGTTCCGGGCGGAGGCAAACGTGGGGTTCGACCCGCAGGCCGCGGAGTACGTCCTCCGGAACGCGCAACGAGCGGTCCTCGTCCCCCTGGACATCACGATGGATACCGTCGTCACGCGGGCCGATTTCGAGAGGCTCGAATCCAGTGGAACGCTTCTTGCCGAATTCCTCACCGAGCGCGCCTCTTCGTGGCTCTCGATCATGGAGGCCGTGGCGGGAGGATTCTATCCCTACGGTTCGATCGGCATCCTGTGCGAACTCGATCCTTCTCTTCTCACAAAAAGCTCCACCCGGTTCATCCGCATCGTCACGGACCCAGGGTCGGAGGACTGGGGCAGAACCGTCGTCCTGCAGGAATCGGATGGGCGTTCTCCCGTCACGGTTTGGGAGGATCTGGACACAGAGAGGTTCAAGCAGCTGTTCATGGATCTTTTGTCGCGCCCCTGA
- a CDS encoding Tn3 family transposase: MAEKCPARNLVVTEEDLPLVFAHLDKLLDDARTRGLAITEVGKRSDPAGEKVVTRDEYPHASEWFRLEREKSVGKFTEWVDLAFGLTEMLSFRLKLVMKRMGVYPILAPPAIRRRLGFAEATMPEINEDLIRESWDDMARVLASVQEGILKVSRVFAHVRDLSPKAFEGFREVGRSARSRFLTSLLGDAKERARFDLSFTPPAETVASPSSHEERVRDRDGLMAAWREKWGEISNEFNAACREAENGNRGPLNDLLHRVGTDRLDQMRKESESMLGSLSSVLAGDFADGNLDLDNLGFAPEDLLKGRDVTPGVGMPPGDVYAPCPCGSGKKYKFCCRTATKSASLPAFRQGGQEIRNKAAGPTPSRAGSGRWKPPEGDPQFQPLEMLDPVASNLKRLASDSREFFSIILEGSRKPGSLDDALVSRMENVLEERFYYLGLYREQLRRWGAVPLTEEQADKIGTAAKDLAVSQELTDRARAKVETEIRPHTIDRILSKSDLEVGVDAVRRLLSRAGL; this comes from the coding sequence GTGGCTGAAAAGTGTCCCGCGCGCAACTTGGTCGTGACCGAGGAGGATCTCCCTCTCGTCTTCGCCCACCTGGACAAACTCCTCGATGACGCGCGGACACGCGGTCTCGCCATCACCGAGGTCGGCAAGCGTTCCGATCCTGCCGGGGAGAAGGTCGTCACGCGCGACGAGTATCCGCATGCTTCCGAGTGGTTCCGGTTGGAGCGCGAAAAATCAGTCGGAAAGTTCACCGAGTGGGTTGACCTCGCCTTCGGCCTGACGGAAATGCTCTCTTTCCGCCTGAAACTCGTCATGAAGCGCATGGGGGTCTACCCGATCCTGGCCCCACCCGCGATCCGCAGGCGGCTCGGTTTCGCCGAGGCCACGATGCCCGAAATCAATGAAGACCTCATTCGAGAATCGTGGGACGACATGGCCCGCGTTCTCGCGTCGGTCCAGGAGGGCATCCTTAAGGTCTCGCGCGTCTTCGCACACGTTCGGGATCTTTCTCCCAAGGCCTTCGAGGGCTTCCGGGAGGTCGGCCGATCGGCCCGCAGCCGGTTCCTGACGTCGCTCCTGGGCGACGCGAAAGAACGGGCGCGGTTCGATCTCTCGTTCACGCCTCCTGCCGAAACCGTCGCGAGTCCCTCCTCACACGAGGAGCGCGTGCGGGATCGCGATGGTCTCATGGCCGCGTGGCGCGAAAAGTGGGGCGAGATCTCGAACGAGTTCAACGCGGCGTGCCGCGAGGCGGAAAACGGCAACCGGGGGCCGCTCAACGATCTCCTCCACCGGGTGGGTACAGACCGTCTGGACCAGATGCGCAAGGAGAGCGAGTCCATGCTGGGGTCGCTCAGTTCCGTCCTTGCGGGTGATTTTGCCGACGGGAACCTCGACCTGGACAATCTCGGTTTCGCTCCCGAAGACCTCCTGAAAGGGCGGGACGTGACGCCTGGGGTCGGCATGCCTCCAGGCGATGTCTACGCCCCCTGCCCTTGCGGGAGCGGCAAGAAATACAAGTTCTGCTGCCGGACCGCCACCAAATCGGCGAGCCTACCCGCGTTCCGCCAAGGCGGACAGGAGATCCGCAACAAGGCCGCGGGCCCCACGCCATCACGCGCCGGTTCCGGCCGCTGGAAGCCGCCCGAAGGAGATCCCCAGTTCCAGCCGCTCGAAATGCTCGACCCCGTCGCATCCAACTTGAAGCGCCTCGCCTCCGACAGCCGGGAGTTCTTCAGCATCATTCTCGAAGGGAGCCGCAAGCCGGGTTCGCTGGATGACGCTCTGGTCTCAAGGATGGAAAACGTTCTTGAAGAAAGGTTCTACTACCTTGGCCTCTACAGGGAGCAGCTCAGGCGCTGGGGGGCCGTGCCGCTCACGGAGGAACAGGCGGACAAGATCGGAACGGCCGCGAAGGACCTCGCCGTTTCGCAAGAGCTTACCGATCGGGCTCGCGCCAAGGTGGAGACAGAGATTAGGCCCCACACGATCGACCGGATTCTGTCCAAGTCGGATTTGGAAGTCGGGGTGGACGCCGTGCGCAGGCTTCTGAGCCGCGCCGGCCTATGA
- a CDS encoding cellulase family glycosylhydrolase, whose product MDWRIMLTVFLLLAPAGVGCAGDGETCGSSASSVTPFRAGKDFIYDASERVTIPRGVNVPGNYDYPFKYTSADLDLIASFGFNFIRLGISWKHMEPKEGTYDMAHVDQYRNFIREAGERGIYAMIEVHQVNWCMKGGDVPEWMCEEIPPLWDDLGTILKEADRFWKSEELRAKLIRFWIFLARNFNDLDSLFGYDILNEPTSSYGILFGEFEKCCLFPFYRNVISAIREVDSRRPIALEPNVLSTALRDYTEPFPYDNLLFSPHPYFPHTYGGQGLIILAKETPVDIREKYGRYVQEAKVMGVPVLVGEYGGPEEDKHDFVPAWLEESHRMQDQYLLGAAYWVYNPDDTMWSIVDRNRTPKPYYLERLRRPYPRFTAGIPLSLSFDRSEGHFSYSYAPSGGSCGTTEIFLPQAMMETGHLRVAGARKWSYDPSREVLAVGSARAKEVHVEIASE is encoded by the coding sequence GTGGATTGGAGAATCATGCTGACGGTCTTTCTGCTGCTTGCACCCGCCGGTGTCGGTTGCGCGGGTGACGGTGAGACATGCGGTTCGTCGGCGTCCTCCGTGACGCCGTTCCGCGCGGGAAAAGACTTCATCTACGACGCCTCGGAGAGGGTCACAATTCCGAGAGGTGTGAACGTCCCCGGCAACTACGACTATCCGTTCAAGTACACATCGGCGGATCTGGACCTGATCGCCTCTTTCGGCTTCAACTTCATCCGGCTCGGGATTTCCTGGAAGCACATGGAGCCGAAGGAAGGGACCTATGACATGGCGCACGTCGATCAATACCGAAACTTCATCCGTGAGGCGGGTGAGCGCGGCATCTATGCCATGATCGAGGTCCACCAAGTCAACTGGTGCATGAAAGGGGGCGACGTCCCCGAATGGATGTGCGAGGAAATACCCCCATTGTGGGACGACCTCGGGACGATCCTTAAAGAGGCTGACCGCTTCTGGAAAAGCGAGGAACTTCGGGCCAAACTCATTCGCTTCTGGATATTTCTGGCTCGGAACTTCAACGATCTTGACTCCCTTTTCGGCTATGACATCCTCAACGAGCCCACATCGAGTTACGGCATCCTTTTCGGGGAATTCGAGAAGTGTTGCCTCTTCCCCTTCTACCGGAACGTCATTTCAGCCATAAGAGAGGTCGACTCGCGCAGACCCATTGCTCTGGAGCCGAACGTCCTTTCCACCGCGCTTCGCGACTACACCGAGCCCTTCCCCTACGACAACCTGCTGTTCTCGCCGCATCCCTACTTTCCCCACACCTACGGGGGGCAAGGGCTCATCATCTTGGCGAAAGAAACGCCTGTAGACATCAGGGAAAAGTATGGGAGGTACGTCCAAGAGGCGAAAGTCATGGGCGTTCCTGTCCTTGTGGGCGAATACGGGGGTCCGGAAGAAGACAAGCATGACTTTGTGCCCGCGTGGTTGGAAGAAAGCCATCGAATGCAGGACCAGTATCTGTTGGGAGCCGCCTACTGGGTGTATAACCCCGACGACACGATGTGGTCCATCGTAGACAGGAACAGAACCCCGAAGCCCTACTATCTTGAGCGGCTCCGGCGACCCTACCCGAGATTCACCGCCGGCATCCCGCTCTCGCTTTCCTTCGACCGTTCGGAGGGGCACTTTTCCTACTCGTACGCGCCGTCCGGCGGCTCGTGCGGCACGACGGAGATATTCCTGCCGCAGGCCATGATGGAAACGGGCCACCTGCGCGTGGCGGGGGCGCGAAAATGGTCGTACGATCCGAGCCGGGAGGTGCTCGCTGTCGGGAGCGCGAGGGCGAAAGAAGTCCATGTCGAAATCGCGTCCGAGTAG
- a CDS encoding Tn3 family transposase gives MQHPWVDAVDARRVKCYESGVGGSLEEKLTSIPKIFVAHESEIPIAFRLIDGFKNRAESQGTTLAKLPRNEEEEIVAAMPVDYELGGGDAVRGWPPGIPRSEVIDCAFGFMHLMGFELHLFLSPGSTFKLYSMPGQKLPPKAQKCFGGVVKKKHFEEHWDEMCRIAASVLTYRLPASKAFERLPVEFPHLFKGYRELGRAIGSVFYMRYIRDKEFRDRRLVPHWPLWRDKEGNYVGPRPERRGQVDWGDPRWVSFMARRQVFEERWGSVFKQVQAAQVSGGESAARRVAHTLPEHEREEMLREHEALQLQIMSLVAEALQTGDLKETDFAPSPFLKEIIGAVNRIRRQVFGEPGLDGSGPELLDLPPTDRYGNPLVPSSDEFPKLREKVGTWLDNAVFFAGIIEEAARLRGSLHPVVCGRIRSGWSQNNQSLLAYCRLLDAWRGDPAVEGRGEELRAFEAAVHRGRELAARVLAFVEKVEERHA, from the coding sequence GTGCAACACCCGTGGGTGGATGCCGTTGACGCGCGGCGGGTCAAGTGCTACGAAAGCGGAGTCGGAGGATCGTTGGAGGAGAAGCTCACTTCCATCCCGAAAATCTTCGTCGCGCACGAGTCCGAGATCCCTATCGCCTTCAGATTGATTGACGGGTTCAAGAACCGCGCGGAAAGCCAGGGGACGACGCTCGCGAAGCTCCCTCGGAACGAGGAAGAGGAAATCGTCGCGGCCATGCCCGTGGACTACGAACTGGGCGGGGGCGACGCCGTCCGGGGATGGCCGCCCGGGATACCGAGGAGCGAAGTGATCGACTGCGCGTTCGGTTTCATGCACCTGATGGGCTTCGAGCTCCATCTCTTCCTCTCCCCGGGGAGCACCTTCAAGCTCTACTCCATGCCCGGCCAGAAGCTGCCGCCCAAGGCGCAGAAATGTTTCGGAGGCGTAGTGAAGAAGAAGCACTTCGAGGAGCATTGGGACGAGATGTGTCGGATCGCCGCCTCCGTTCTCACCTATCGGCTGCCGGCCTCGAAGGCGTTCGAACGCCTGCCGGTGGAGTTCCCCCATCTGTTCAAGGGGTATCGGGAGCTTGGTCGCGCGATCGGCAGCGTTTTCTACATGCGCTATATCAGGGACAAAGAGTTCCGGGACCGTCGACTCGTTCCTCACTGGCCCCTCTGGCGCGACAAGGAAGGCAACTACGTCGGCCCCCGTCCGGAGCGACGCGGACAGGTTGACTGGGGTGACCCTCGGTGGGTGAGCTTCATGGCGCGGCGCCAGGTCTTCGAGGAGAGATGGGGATCGGTCTTCAAGCAAGTTCAGGCGGCTCAGGTCTCGGGAGGCGAGTCCGCGGCGCGCCGCGTGGCTCATACCTTACCCGAACATGAACGCGAGGAGATGCTCCGGGAGCACGAAGCGCTCCAGCTTCAGATTATGTCTCTTGTCGCCGAAGCCCTCCAGACGGGAGACCTCAAGGAGACCGATTTTGCGCCGTCGCCTTTCCTGAAGGAAATCATCGGCGCGGTGAACCGGATTCGCAGGCAGGTTTTCGGCGAGCCCGGTTTGGACGGGAGCGGGCCCGAGCTGCTCGATCTGCCTCCGACCGACCGGTACGGCAATCCGCTTGTTCCCTCCTCCGATGAGTTCCCGAAGCTTCGCGAAAAAGTCGGGACTTGGCTCGATAACGCCGTTTTCTTCGCCGGGATCATCGAGGAGGCCGCGCGCCTGAGAGGGTCGCTCCATCCGGTTGTCTGCGGTCGGATTCGTTCGGGGTGGTCCCAGAACAACCAGTCCCTCCTGGCGTACTGCCGCCTTCTGGACGCGTGGAGAGGGGATCCGGCCGTCGAGGGGCGTGGAGAGGAACTCCGGGCGTTCGAGGCCGCTGTCCACAGGGGCCGGGAACTCGCCGCGAGAGTTCTCGCCTTCGTGGAGAAGGTGGAAGAGCGGCACGCCTGA